Part of the Macrobrachium rosenbergii isolate ZJJX-2024 chromosome 2, ASM4041242v1, whole genome shotgun sequence genome is shown below.
cttttttattagagatctgatttctgaagctcactccaatatttcagagaatgatttgaaaatgtgaaagtgaaggctcacgaagtgagggctatctctacttctctcgcttataaaaggaacctctcccttcaagatattgttcaagcaacctactggagatgtaagtctgtatttgctttgcattatctctcgcaagtgcagacagtgtttgatgagtgcagcacgttagggccctttgttgtatctggcacggttaatgggtaaaggggtaaaggaggattaacctaccttacttacttgttttttggagtgtgaaggtttttacggttgtctgtgagggtaagtgttggatagttttaccccacagttggttttggtttttatggttatgctttttctttggtgttgggtgacccttttgtaattcatgatgtttgtgctgcgccctgagcaggggcatacttgtggtattgtcacggccatgtcctaggtgactgatacccagcttaagcaatctgcgaccaggtcattatacccagcggttgctctaaggatagcaggttactgaggcagtaactgtggaatcagctaccttagcaggtgaggaactaagaaattttctacattaataaccttaatgtttccaacaactctttttagctgtcattgccccacctcctaaaggtgtcaatcagctatatgtaactaacaggtaagttgtatgtgttaaaatgacattttattctaaaataatgtttaacacatacttacctgttagttacatatatgaaagccctccaccctcctccccacggggacaggtaggcaaattattctgaagcatgttggaatagttcctagtacccgacagagggcaggtaagggcgatcacccgatattcggactgcgCTGCctcgcgttttgaaattttgccgtggacgtcaaagactaaagctatatgtaactaacaggtaagtatgtgttaaacattattttagaataaaaatgtcatgttgtgTTCATTCGTTTTACAAATTGGTTTATgcaatttgctaaaaaaaaagctgtttggAAGTACTGATTTTATCGGCAGTTTAATTAGTTTGTTAGCTGTTTCTGCTTATGTTTGTTCTTCTggctttaaattaaatttaaaaaatttttaaatttgtaattttaaatttgcTAAAACAGTCACtttgaaatattgattttatcagcagtttaataaatttcatttactgtttttttcttaaatattgttCTTCTGgcttgaaattatttaaaaaattttagttaatttttattgaaaatttgctGAAGATAgccatttttaaatattgattttatcggcagtttaattttgtttgctgtttttttctatttgtttaatttgtgAAAAGCCACATGGAAATATTGAGTTTATTATCAGTTCAAATAGTATGCGCTTTTCTTGAATATTGTTCTTCTGGCTTcaaattaattagaaattttaaattttgaataaatttaaattttattttgcagttttaagCTAGTACTGTTGATAAAGTTAGGTAGAATGAAACGCCATTTCTGAGTTAGAAActatcttttaagttttctggTACAGTTTACATGAGAAGTGATGGCTTACACAGACTCTTTGACAGTCGCTAACAGCTTTTAAAAATTCACTGTATGAATTTCTCtaaataactttgtttttaaaaatgacaaatcttgAGATCACATATTAAACCACTTTTCTTTGtacacattacataaaaacacTTTCAGTGATTCAGTTTATAAGTGCATATTAAATCTATCTCTTCATAAAAATGACACATTTCATTTCCGCTTCAGCACACTTTGACGGTCAACAGAGTATGTATGAAGCCTCTCGTAACTTtgatttcagaggaaaaaaatagtaGTGTGTGATGCATTGCAACAAAAATATGCTTAACCATAGATAGGAACACAGTTGAATGAGGATTTAAGAAGCACTCGCATGGTTaagatgtaaatataataataaaaaaaacgaaacataaaaatgataatgtataaACATATGAGAGAATTCCTCTGAAGTCAGAGTTCGTATAATAGCCAGGATGAGGTTGTGACTCTAAAGTGTCCCAAAGCAAACCCAAGCTTTCAGTTTGTTGTTGCCTAGGCAGTGGGATGGAGTCGATCATTGCGGTGGTGTACTGTATCCTAAAGGTCCTGTGGTGAAGACAGAGCTAGGGATTAAAGCTTAGACAATGCGTAGGACTCTAAGGGCGAGACCAGGTGAGATAAATAAAACGacatttttttctgtacacaGCTATTTACACAAATTAGGCTGACAGGCACACAGGAGTACcctataaataaatgcaataataattcGTCTAGACAGTAAACCACCCATAAACCTGTGCAGCCAGAAATATCACACTGCATCTCACAACAACACTCAAGAGAAATTTCTTGGGATTCGTATTCGCATTTACACAAAAATgctcgctcactcactcactcccctTCTTTCAGGACAAAGtcattaactgaaaaataacttCACATTAATGCTGGGGCATTCACTCAGATGGATTCTCAGACTCTCGTGTCGATCTTCAGAGAGTTATTTACATGCGACTGGGGACCTACGGAGATACATGCTTCTCTTCACGTTGTTCGTTTGGGCCTAGAACTCGCAACAAACAACATGGGACTAAAATTGCAAATTCCTAATGAAGACAATATTATGCAAATTGCACACTTGTCATTTTGATGTCATGATTGATTTTGAAACAACACTACTGTGGACATCTTTGCATAGCCACAATAATTCTACAAAACTTGTCAACCTAACTACTCACTGGGATAATCTTCAGAAAGTTCATCGGAGCTAAACACGAACGAACGGTCTCTACAGTggaatacatctctctctctctcctttaccaaAATAACCCCGATGTGAGGATTTACCCGAGTGTGTTCACAAGTATAAAACACCACAGAAGAGGATAACCTTGGTTCACTGGTTGTAAATAACCATGATTTGCACCATCCTTTTTTTGTAAGTACTACAAATCAGATTGTTCTCACTATTGTCCgactaagaaattaaaattaactctACGTATCACTGTGGTCTTCCTGCATCCTGCAGCAGCAATAATGTTTCCCTTGATAGGATGTGCAGTAACTGTGCTTCCACATCAGATTAAAACATGTATCACGGAGGGTCTCACCACTAACACccataataatttctctcttgaaGACTGTGAAATACATTCCACTAAGATGCATCTGCAATTGCATAAGTTTTTTCTCTTAAATCCACATAATATCACAGTTCTTCCTtacactttttttagtttttcattttgtatattaaatatgaatttgtatttttcatctaaTCCAAGATCACAAACACAGATATAAGTCTATCCAGCacctgaattctttttttttttttttttgtctctttcgcTAGTTACGCGAGTCTCCTTCACTCAAAGAGTGCGAGTATATCGTCAGCATCGTGAGCGGAGGAAAGTCCAGCACCCGCAGGAGTGTTACCAGCCCCCTGACCTTGAGAGGATGCACCAGAAGAGGGCGGAGTGTTGTAATCGGGTTGTTCAAGATAGGACAATAATTCCAGTGGATCCATGGGGTCTACGCCACTGTTGAATACCTGGAAAAGAGAGTTTAAAATTGGAAAAGCATGTCCATAACTACAAGTACTTTCGGTAAGTTTTCACATTCCTGTTAcaacttttaatgtattttaaaccCAATGCAATCAACACTAAATGTATTTAGATTTAAACATTCTGTATGAAGTGAAAAGTATAATTTCAATTATCACAAATTTTAAAGTCGTGGCAGTTACATATTTTTGGCTGGTACTTAgagtacattttaaaaataattttagtgtgCAGTATTGCAATTATCAccaatttttaacaatataatttGCAATTAAGTCTTGTGGCaattatatcaaaatttcagtgtttaaaaactgtatgaaacaaagtcaaatttaaaaattatataaaacttaagGGTACAACAACTTGCAACTCTGAAATACTTACGCTTACATCCAGTCCATCCTGACCACTTCCGTCAGCATCCAAAGGATCGAAACTTAAAGTAGGAAGGTCACTAATTTCATTGCATGTATTGTGCTGACTTTCAGTGGTGCTAGTACTGTTTGTAGTGTTGGTGttactgttgttgctgctgctgctgctgctgttgcaggGATTACTGCAAGTACCTTTCAAGGGAAACAACTTTGTAAGACAGCAATTGCTAAGAACATATTTGTTTGTACTGTTGTGCAGATTAACCTATTGGTCATTCCTTCAGGTTTTTTTCTACACAAATGCAAAACTTCATAAGCTGAATCCTAACATAAAGAACTTAAGGTTTGTatgttacgaaaaatacaaattacttttaaaattttgttttttatgtaaagaaatacCTAGATTACTCCATACATGAAAGTGTGGGCTTGTATACATGTCGAAACAACTAATAGttatgtagtttttttatattactcaTAAACTTGATAATTACGTAACCCAATTTTAGCTAATATAAAGAAATGGCTAAATTTATTTAAAGCATTCTATTTTGCACGGTTTCTTTCTCACACTAAGGGATCCTATTGTATTTCCACAGGTACTTGTGTGTACAAAAGGACTACTTACTTGTTGATGGGACACTCGGAGGGCCCCCGGCTCCCCCAGGAGTATGTGGTGTATGCGGAGTGTGTGGCGTATGAGGAGTGTGAGGCAGCCCAGTCCCACTGCTTGAACTCGGCTGCTGAACATTCggaaaatttcattttagttcAAGTTCATGTATTCTACACATCTTTGTACTACAACTAAAATAAACTTAAGAGCATCAGTAGAAGTTACGGAAACTCACAGGCTACTCAATCTTATTCTAAAAATTTGACAAGGTTTTCAGCTAAAAATAGTGTCTTCAAGTATTTATGCTTTTGCTCAAAAGAATAACTCTGTCTGACATTCATTTGCAAAACACTATTGAACTTACATACACTTCTACTACTATTTTGCATTGTAAATTTATCCTCTGcttgaagaaaaacacaaaatggaaaataaatatatttagaggCACACAGTTTCTGAGTGTCATTCTCCCTCCTTAGTGGGGAGACATTAAAATCCAACTAGCTGGATTATACAgtttccacactgaagagggaacATGACTTCCAAGACTGGATGTGCCTTTGAAtagatttgttctccaatttgtggtttttcaAGTTCCAAAGGTCGATACTGATTTATCATCATTTATCTAGTTGctgtttttttcctataataaaagTCATTTATACTCAAACTATGCTTATGATTGTACTCTCAATATTGCACAGTGAACAAAACACAGGTGTAGTAGTTGTTATTATTACCTGTGCTGTGGATGATGCAGGTGTGGTGGATGAAGTGGTGGCTGTGGCAGTGGTAGTGGAGCAcaatgattgtgatgatgatgaagaagtggtggtggtggtgatggaggaaGCTGCTGCGGATTGCGCAGCTAAGGTGGAGGTGGAGGTAGTGGTGGAGGAGGTTTGTGGTGGTCCCATATGAGGTACCATCTGGTCCTTCACAGATTTTTCCATTGCACCTAAGGGATCCATCTTGTTGACGGATTCGCTAAGCTGTGAGAGCGGCCCTCCTCCGCTCGTGAAATCTGAGCTGAGGTCAAACTGGGAGGTAGATCGTGACATACCCGGTCCGTTCCCATTGTTGCCCATACCCATCATGTTCATCATTGACCCATTGTTGATGCCTGCaatgacaaataaatacaaattgtatttattacatgaattttgaatataaaatttaggccaaagaccatgcgctgggacctactaaggtcattcagcaatggatatttttgttaggagaaggtggaaagtaagatggaattgaaagaatatgaatggaggatggaattgaaagaatatgaatggaggtacggtaagaggaatgaaaggagttgcaattAGGGGTCAAAGGAATGGTGCTAAGAACCTGAGTAtataatgcctacagggcactgcaggaggtacactgacagcactaatcTCCAAAGGAgaactgtatttatataaataatcaacttataatattattataaatttttcagttgcCTAATAATCATTAGGCAACTGAttgcatttgaatattttgaCACACATAAAGATGACCCCAAAAGTAAAGATTCTCTGATCCCAACTCACTGTTCATGTCTGGAGGAACGTATGGGCTCATGGACTGTCCCATATCGATGTTGCTCATcgttggcaaagtcatacttccGGGAGACATGGCTTTGTTCCATCTCTTCATGCATGCATCCGTCTCCTCATCTTTGACGCCGGGGGTACCAGGCATCCCAGATGAACTGGTTACCCTCCAAGATGCTGATGAATCCATGGTGACTTCTTCAACGGGAGAACTGGCTAAGGTGGTTATTATGCCCCAAATGTACTGGTCGACCTCTAACCCTTCCAGGTACGCCGTTTTGctaagaaaagagaaatttatttagtaaaatgaCCTTTTATCATTGCTTATTTCTCATGAACAGCACTGAATCGACCCTTTTTGGatttaaaattctgtaaaaatcaaATGGCACTAATTTTTCAAACATCTGGGGCCTTGGGaggatgaaaaatttaaaattcgtaATGTAGCAGAATATCGAAAACAACTTGCAATGACCTCAACACTGGAAGGTTTTTCAGTAAACTGTATATACTTACTTGCACACTGGACATCGCCATGCCCCTCTTTCACAATTCATTTGAAGATAAGATTCCAGATCGAAGCATTGTATATGTTTACAGTCATGCCCTCTGGCTGGCAATGTTATCCGTTTGAAAGTGATGGGACATTTTAGGGATATTTTGATGGCAGTCTGTTCTACGCCATCACCTTCCGAACTATTTATTGCACCATTCGTAGCAGCAACCGAGTTAAAGTTACGCTTGATTTTGGTAACACAGTGTTCAGCAGGTAACATTCTCTTACGTAGCAGACCTTGTAGCACCGACCTGACACTTGGTCTATGTACCAACTGCAGTACGAAGAGATGAGactgaaatgaaagttaaaagtaCTTAGTGAACCTTGCCAATTTAGTATTAATGTAAATTATGGACCTCTTGGTCATTAATACTtagaattaattcatttaattctgAGATATCATTCTGGTGTAGCACCAATTGCCTAGGCTACATAAATTCACCATGTGTAACTGTAATGATTGTATCAGTTCACTGACTATACTGTATAAAAACTGAAGAACTACAGATCTCAAAGTACTAACACAGCAGCAGGCAGTAACAGTGATTTGGATGGTGTTTCTTCCTGGTTGACAGACTCCCTTAATGTACAAGGGTTTGTGCGAAGTCTTCTGTTCCCCTCGGTCAATATTTAGAGGGGTTGCATTGACAGAAACCTGAACACTTGCTGGCCAGTTGGTGTTCATTTGTCTGTCCTCGTGATGGAAACACTTCAATTGTAGCTCTAAGTCTGATCTGTAAGAGAGAATGATTGGTATTTTTAATGTCGATTCTTTTACACTAGTACAGTACCTGAAAAATTATTGACGTGCATCTCAAACTATTAGATGAAAATACCCAACAGTATTCAAAAACCCAAAGTAACTGAATACCATGTAGTCTCTCCCTAAGTATGGAAAcattaacaagaaatatatacCTGAACATTAACGTTTGATATACAGTGGGTTTGAGGTGGAAGACATGATTGGAAACAGCTAAATTATGCTCCAATCTGAAGGGCTGAAGAACTATCCCATCACGGACAGGGAACGTCAGCCGCAGTTCGTCATCTTCTGCAGGATCAAAAGGGCAGAGATATCAAGATGAGGCACCAGTTCAAAGAAAGTGGTTTCAATGGTGTATAAGACACAGAGGCCTCCACGATATAATTACCATTAATCATGTAGTATATCATTTCGCACTCTATGCCGACAAAAGGGCAAAATTCAATAAAGACACTTACTGTGAGCTATTTGTGGTTTCAACTCGGATAAGTCAGGTTTGACGTCTGCTTGATTAGCATATGGTGGACTCATATAAGGGGTTAGGGGAGGAGTTGGGTTTCCAGGAATGGGGGAGTGCTGGTAACTGCTGCCGACATTGCCAACGTTGGCTACGTTTGCCGACGAGCCACTCATGCTCCTGCTGGTATATAAATAGTTTTGTTATAAGAAAATTACACGACATTGTTTACACAGACATCTAGGGAGTCTAAATGTCATCCCTAAAACCTACAAAATTAACAGTGAGTGTCCCaccttttcattaaaaatgaaacccGTAAGTTCTTAAAAACCTACAGAAATGTAAAGTGTCTTGGCATgatcaacattaaaaataatccaatgaaatgaaaaatagttttaatgtTATAACCTAAGCACAGTCCTTACTGCTGAGTCATCTAAACTTGTCACAATTTACTGCTGACTGGTGTGTCATCGGCTAGACTGTACAAGTCACTTACATATCTGGTGTAAAATATGTGCACTACAGTATGTACTGGTTATGTATCAATTAGCACAACAAATCATTACTACGAACTAACTTGTTTCACATAGagtattgtactgtattatataaaatatcaatccCAACCGAGAGATTTAGTGGGGATTCAAGGAAAGTTTGTCAGTACTGGGGATTTAGTCTTTCTATTAACTGAGGTGTCAGTGGATGACTCAATAGTGTTGTTAGGTTaaccatgaaattaaaatttgCCTCGTCTGGTGAACGGACTGTTTCCACATCCTTACCTGGCCATGTTGTTCATCCCAGCTGCTGCTGCATTCATAGCACCCATCCCCGTGTTCATGCTGGCCATTCCAGAGTTCATGTTGCTCCCCGTGTTGCTGTTCATCTGGCTGGTCATGGTCATAGCACTCGTCATCGAACTGTTCATGCCACTGTTCATTGTGTTCATTCCGGCACTGTTCATTGTGTTCATTGCTGCACTATTCATAGAGGTCATACCAGTGTTCATACTGTTCATACCACTGTTCATGGGGGTGTTCATCGCACTACTTGCGCCCGGCGTCATGCCGGTGGAACTCATGGTGGTCATGGTCATGCCTCCCATCTGAGGTCCCATGGCGTTCATCCCGCCCGCCATGCTGGCCCCCATGCTGTTCATGCCGTTCATATTGTTCATCCCATTCATACTGCTCATCCCATTCATGGGACCCATGGGGCCCATCTCGTTGTACTGGTTACTAAAATTATTGTACTGTTGGTTGTAAAACTGGCCCTGGTTGAAAGGAGGTCCACCCGGTCCACAGCCACCGGGACGCATGGCAGGCCTCATCCCCTGACCTGGGGGGAACTGGGAGGGTAGGGGCTGCTGCACTGGGTATCCAGTGCCAGCTCTGATGCCCATGCCCATGCCCTGTTTGGAGGAAAGGTAAATTGGTAAGTGGACATTTTGAAGTATTTCTGTAACTGCAGGAGGATGTCAAATCGCATGTAAAGACCGACTACAAGAAGTCTGACTAGATGTCATTGCAGTacgtataatataaatacactgaATCCTACCCCTTTTAATCCattatttaatctttaaatataCTATATCCTATCCCTTCTATTCCATTATTTAATCTTGTGTACTATAGTCACTAAGCATTTAGCACCAACAAATTGAAAAAAGCAAAACTTTC
Proteins encoded:
- the LOC136844368 gene encoding zinc finger MIZ domain-containing protein 2-like isoform X3 translates to MDMFSLQLESEWVGGRGVAGGSVSVVTTVWGVTSSTSQSTPTPTSQSTAPCNLNMPAQPFNPHSKPFNSMVNYPAKTNGWWASQSDSSQYNGDQKPFEDHCVDGGFTNSPGPTMGGGNTMGGPGGMGGPGNMGGNVGGAENALNAAAMVAAATATATATAVALRPERPDMQGQYNGQMGGMGSGFSGPGPGFTMQRPSTPNMTNPMNGMNNMMNNMINNMGGTMMNNMPMNSMQNMGPGMNKCMSMQPSMGMMYQRGMGPGSGPGGGRTGPYPNPAMFMAQKRAAQGQFTQPPMGQMGQMNPQGMGMGIRAGTGYPVQQPLPSQFPPGQGMRPAMRPGGCGPGGPPFNQGQFYNQQYNNFSNQYNEMGPMGPMNGMSSMNGMNNMNGMNSMGASMAGGMNAMGPQMGGMTMTTMSSTGMTPGASSAMNTPMNSGMNSMNTGMTSMNSAAMNTMNSAGMNTMNSGMNSSMTSAMTMTSQMNSNTGSNMNSGMASMNTGMGAMNAAAAGMNNMARSMSGSSANVANVGNVGSSYQHSPIPGNPTPPLTPYMSPPYANQADVKPDLSELKPQIAHKDDELRLTFPVRDGIVLQPFRLEHNLAVSNHVFHLKPTVYQTLMFRSDLELQLKCFHHEDRQMNTNWPASVQVSVNATPLNIDRGEQKTSHKPLYIKGVCQPGRNTIQITVTACCCSHLFVLQLVHRPSVRSVLQGLLRKRMLPAEHCVTKIKRNFNSVAATNGAINSSEGDGVEQTAIKISLKCPITFKRITLPARGHDCKHIQCFDLESYLQMNCERGAWRCPVCNKTAYLEGLEVDQYIWGIITTLASSPVEEVTMDSSASWRVTSSSGMPGTPGVKDEETDACMKRWNKAMSPGSMTLPTMSNIDMGQSMSPYVPPDMNSINNGSMMNMMGMGNNGNGPGMSRSTSQFDLSSDFTSGGGPLSQLSESVNKMDPLGAMEKSVKDQMVPHMGPPQTSSTTTSTSTLAAQSAAASSITTTTTSSSSSQSLCSTTTATATTSSTTPASSTAQPSSSSGTGLPHTPHTPHTPHTPHTPGGAGGPPSVPSTSTCSNPCNSSSSSSNNSNTNTTNSTSTTESQHNTCNEISDLPTLSFDPLDADGSGQDGLDVSVFNSGVDPMDPLELLSYLEQPDYNTPPSSGASSQGQGAGNTPAGAGLSSAHDADDILALFE
- the LOC136844368 gene encoding zinc finger MIZ domain-containing protein 2-like isoform X4, which gives rise to MPAQPFNPHSKPFNSMVNYPAKTNGWWASQSDSSQYNGDQKPFEDHCVDGGFTNSPGPTMGGGNTMGGPGGMGGPGNMGGNVGGAENALNAAAMVAAATATATATAVALRPERPDMQGQYNGQMGGMGSGFSGPGPGFTMQRPSTPNMTNPMNGMNNMMNNMINNMGGTMMNNMPMNSMQNMGPGMNKCMSMQPSMGMMYQRGMGPGSGPGGGRTGPYPNPAMFMAQKRAAQGQFTQPPMGQMGQMNPQGMGMGIRAGTGYPVQQPLPSQFPPGQGMRPAMRPGGCGPGGPPFNQGQFYNQQYNNFSNQYNEMGPMGPMNGMSSMNGMNNMNGMNSMGASMAGGMNAMGPQMGGMTMTTMSSTGMTPGASSAMNTPMNSGMNSMNTGMTSMNSAAMNTMNSAGMNTMNSGMNSSMTSAMTMTSQMNSNTGSNMNSGMASMNTGMGAMNAAAAGMNNMASRSMSGSSANVANVGNVGSSYQHSPIPGNPTPPLTPYMSPPYANQADVKPDLSELKPQIAHKDDELRLTFPVRDGIVLQPFRLEHNLAVSNHVFHLKPTVYQTLMFRSDLELQLKCFHHEDRQMNTNWPASVQVSVNATPLNIDRGEQKTSHKPLYIKGVCQPGRNTIQITVTACCCSHLFVLQLVHRPSVRSVLQGLLRKRMLPAEHCVTKIKRNFNSVAATNGAINSSEGDGVEQTAIKISLKCPITFKRITLPARGHDCKHIQCFDLESYLQMNCERGAWRCPVCNKTAYLEGLEVDQYIWGIITTLASSPVEEVTMDSSASWRVTSSSGMPGTPGVKDEETDACMKRWNKAMSPGSMTLPTMSNIDMGQSMSPYVPPDMNSINNGSMMNMMGMGNNGNGPGMSRSTSQFDLSSDFTSGGGPLSQLSESVNKMDPLGAMEKSVKDQMVPHMGPPQTSSTTTSTSTLAAQSAAASSITTTTTSSSSSQSLCSTTTATATTSSTTPASSTAQQPSSSSGTGLPHTPHTPHTPHTPHTPGGAGGPPSVPSTSTCSNPCNSSSSSSNNSNTNTTNSTSTTESQHNTCNEISDLPTLSFDPLDADGSGQDGLDVSVFNSGVDPMDPLELLSYLEQPDYNTPPSSGASSQGQGAGNTPAGAGLSSAHDADDILALFE
- the LOC136844368 gene encoding zinc finger MIZ domain-containing protein 2-like isoform X1 — protein: MDMFSLQLESEWVGGRGVAGGSVSVVTTVWGVTSSTSQSTPTPTSQSTAPCNLNMPAQPFNPHSKPFNSMVNYPAKTNGWWASQSDSSQYNGDQKPFEDHCVDGGFTNSPGPTMGGGNTMGGPGGMGGPGNMGGNVGGAENALNAAAMVAAATATATATAVALRPERPDMQGQYNGQMGGMGSGFSGPGPGFTMQRPSTPNMTNPMNGMNNMMNNMINNMGGTMMNNMPMNSMQNMGPGMNKCMSMQPSMGMMYQRGMGPGSGPGGGRTGPYPNPAMFMAQKRAAQGQFTQPPMGQMGQMNPQGMGMGIRAGTGYPVQQPLPSQFPPGQGMRPAMRPGGCGPGGPPFNQGQFYNQQYNNFSNQYNEMGPMGPMNGMSSMNGMNNMNGMNSMGASMAGGMNAMGPQMGGMTMTTMSSTGMTPGASSAMNTPMNSGMNSMNTGMTSMNSAAMNTMNSAGMNTMNSGMNSSMTSAMTMTSQMNSNTGSNMNSGMASMNTGMGAMNAAAAGMNNMASRSMSGSSANVANVGNVGSSYQHSPIPGNPTPPLTPYMSPPYANQADVKPDLSELKPQIAHKDDELRLTFPVRDGIVLQPFRLEHNLAVSNHVFHLKPTVYQTLMFRSDLELQLKCFHHEDRQMNTNWPASVQVSVNATPLNIDRGEQKTSHKPLYIKGVCQPGRNTIQITVTACCCSHLFVLQLVHRPSVRSVLQGLLRKRMLPAEHCVTKIKRNFNSVAATNGAINSSEGDGVEQTAIKISLKCPITFKRITLPARGHDCKHIQCFDLESYLQMNCERGAWRCPVCNKTAYLEGLEVDQYIWGIITTLASSPVEEVTMDSSASWRVTSSSGMPGTPGVKDEETDACMKRWNKAMSPGSMTLPTMSNIDMGQSMSPYVPPDMNSINNGSMMNMMGMGNNGNGPGMSRSTSQFDLSSDFTSGGGPLSQLSESVNKMDPLGAMEKSVKDQMVPHMGPPQTSSTTTSTSTLAAQSAAASSITTTTTSSSSSQSLCSTTTATATTSSTTPASSTAQQPSSSSGTGLPHTPHTPHTPHTPHTPGGAGGPPSVPSTSTCSNPCNSSSSSSNNSNTNTTNSTSTTESQHNTCNEISDLPTLSFDPLDADGSGQDGLDVSVFNSGVDPMDPLELLSYLEQPDYNTPPSSGASSQGQGAGNTPAGAGLSSAHDADDILALFE
- the LOC136844368 gene encoding zinc finger MIZ domain-containing protein 2-like isoform X2, with protein sequence MDMFSLQLESEWVGGRGVAGGSVSVVTTVWGVTSSTSQSTPTPTSQSTAPCNLNMPAQPFNPHSKPFNSMVNYPAKTNGWWASQSDSSQYNGDQKPFEDHCVDGGFTNSPGPTMGGGNTMGGPGGMGGPGNMGGNVGGAENALNAAAMVAAATATATATAVALRPERPDMQGQYNGQMGGMGSGFSGPGPGFTMQRPSTPNMTNPMNGMNNMMNNMINNMGGTMMNNMPMNSMQNMGPGMNKCMSMQPSMGMMYQRGMGPGSGPGGGRTGPYPNPAMFMAQKRAAQGQFTQPPMGQMGQMNPQGMGMGIRAGTGYPVQQPLPSQFPPGQGMRPAMRPGGCGPGGPPFNQGQFYNQQYNNFSNQYNEMGPMGPMNGMSSMNGMNNMNGMNSMGASMAGGMNAMGPQMGGMTMTTMSSTGMTPGASSAMNTPMNSGMNSMNTGMTSMNSAAMNTMNSAGMNTMNSGMNSSMTSAMTMTSQMNSNTGSNMNSGMASMNTGMGAMNAAAAGMNNMARSMSGSSANVANVGNVGSSYQHSPIPGNPTPPLTPYMSPPYANQADVKPDLSELKPQIAHKDDELRLTFPVRDGIVLQPFRLEHNLAVSNHVFHLKPTVYQTLMFRSDLELQLKCFHHEDRQMNTNWPASVQVSVNATPLNIDRGEQKTSHKPLYIKGVCQPGRNTIQITVTACCCSHLFVLQLVHRPSVRSVLQGLLRKRMLPAEHCVTKIKRNFNSVAATNGAINSSEGDGVEQTAIKISLKCPITFKRITLPARGHDCKHIQCFDLESYLQMNCERGAWRCPVCNKTAYLEGLEVDQYIWGIITTLASSPVEEVTMDSSASWRVTSSSGMPGTPGVKDEETDACMKRWNKAMSPGSMTLPTMSNIDMGQSMSPYVPPDMNSINNGSMMNMMGMGNNGNGPGMSRSTSQFDLSSDFTSGGGPLSQLSESVNKMDPLGAMEKSVKDQMVPHMGPPQTSSTTTSTSTLAAQSAAASSITTTTTSSSSSQSLCSTTTATATTSSTTPASSTAQQPSSSSGTGLPHTPHTPHTPHTPHTPGGAGGPPSVPSTSTCSNPCNSSSSSSNNSNTNTTNSTSTTESQHNTCNEISDLPTLSFDPLDADGSGQDGLDVSVFNSGVDPMDPLELLSYLEQPDYNTPPSSGASSQGQGAGNTPAGAGLSSAHDADDILALFE